A stretch of the Glycine soja cultivar W05 chromosome 13, ASM419377v2, whole genome shotgun sequence genome encodes the following:
- the LOC114382690 gene encoding uncharacterized protein LOC114382690, whose protein sequence is MRHQYELMQMENNEKIVDFFNRIITHTNSMKNYGKKISNQTIVEKILRTLNPKFDHIVIAIEESKKLKEIAVEEFQGSLEAHEQRLIERETEKPGDHQALQAHTSKRVGNNSEECVATPSSIDHRGNQSHNDYQAHMAKEENEADFEEQPLMLMMITDSESHNNETWYIDSGCSNHMTGHRDWLVNFDAMKKSNVRFADNRVMQAEGAGIWLLED, encoded by the exons ATGAGGCATCAATATGAATTGATGCAAATGGAGAACAATGAGAAGATAGTTGATTTCTTCAATAGAATCATCACCCACACAAATTCTATGAAGAACTATGGTAAGAAGATTTCAAACCAAACAATTGTAGAAAAGATCCTGAGAACTCTTAATCCCAAGTTCGACCACATTGTCATAGCCATTGAAGAATCTAAGAAACTTAAAGAAATAGCAGTAGAAGAATTTCAAGGTTCTCTTGAAGCACATGAACAGAGACTCATTGAAAGAGAAACAGAGAAGCCAGGGGATCATCAAGCATTGCAGGCTCATACATCAAAGAGAGTAGGCAATAATTCCGAAG AGTGTGTAGCCACGCCAAGTAGCATAGATCACAGGGGGAATCAATCACACAATGATTATCAAGCACATATGGCCAAAGAAGAGAATGAAGCAGACTTTGAAGAACAACCCTTGATGCTGATGATGATTACCGATTCAGAATCTCATAATAATGAAACTTGGTACATAGATTCTGGATGCTCGAACCATATGACTGGACATAGGGATTGGCTTGTCAATTTTGATGCAATGAAGAAGAGTAATGTAAGGTTTGCAGACAATAGAGTTATGCAAGCTGAAGGAGCGGGAATATGGCTGTTAGAAGACTAG